The genomic DNA CGTCTCTTGTTGCTTTATTTTTGCATAAACCCGTCGGAAAAGCCGTGTGACCTCCCAAGCCCATGCCCATACAGCAGGCTGCCCCTCGCCCGAGACCGCTTTCCGGTCTTCGATTCTTGTTTTTGAGCGCAGTGACAAACCTGCCGCCTTCACGGGTCTTATCGAAGGCGAAAAATTGCCTTTGGTCAAGGCAATAACGCAGCCCGGCGAGCTGGCCTCCAAAAAAGATGAGGGGGAAATATTTGAAAATTTACACGATTTCCCGATTTCTGGGTAGAAACCTTCTCCAGAGAAGATCATGCCGCAACCAGTTGGAATACGGCATTATAACTCAATTAATTCAATTGGTTAAATTTGACTACCACCCTAGATGGGCAATGCCGAGAGCAACTCCTGATAGAAATCAGACGCGTGGCATCGCGCTTTCACCATCCAAAGAAAAAATAATATTTCGCGTCGCCATATAGCGGGCAACCCACCATGTCGCCACGAATCCGATCGTCAGACCGGCCACGATGTCGGTCGGATAGTGCGCGCCCGCGGCAAGCCTGCTGATCCCGAAGAGAAAACATGCCGGGGCTGTAAGGACGCGCCAGCGCGGCAGGAATATCCAAAGCGAGACCATCATGATGCCAGCCATCATGGAATGGCCTGACGGGAAGCTTTCATAAAGAAACTGGCCTTTGAACGGTGAGAAATAGGCTGCGCCCACGTCATCGAGCAGGAACGGGCGCGCCCGACCGATGGCGAGTTTACCGATTTCAGTCGGGATGCTCCCCACAACAATCGACGTCAGCACCAGCGTTGCCCAGCTATGGAGTTTCACGAACCATGGTCTGGCACTATCACGCAGTTTTGGCGAAAGCAGTATCGCTGTGACGAGCCAGACGACAATGCCGATTGCCAGCCAGACGATAGTGCGAATCGCATCCGTAACCGCACGCAGGAATTCCATGATGAAATTGGTGCTCTGCACCGTGACGCGAACGATGTCAGCATCCCACAGATGCAGCACGAGGATAATGAACGGCAGAAGCACCACAATTGCGGTCATCTCAAGCGTCCATGAGGATGGCGCCCCCTTGTAAGCCGGGCGCAGAAGAGCTCGAAGGAGTTCCAGCGCCGCGCGAAAGGGATATAGAAAAATGCTTCCCGTGCCTGACGCCATCATAATAGAAATACCCTTTCAAAAGCTTCTTACGCAATAAATTGCACGCGAGGTTGCATCCGGAACGCGCGCATCCTATCCAAGTATTCAAAGTTTCCGCCGCAAACGGAATCGCAGATCTTTTTGCCGCAGCCGACCTTGATGCGACCCGGCAGAATCCTCTTGTTCGAGAATCGGTGGGCGAGAATCAGTGGGATAGCATGCAACATGGTCTGGAGGCATTTTCGTGACTAAGCAGCAGGGCAAGACAGAGAAGCTGGGTATAAACACACGGCTGGCTCACGATGGTTATCAGCCGCGCGATTATCATGGCTTCGTCAATCCGCCCGTTGTCCGCGCCTCCACCGTGCTTTTCCCGGATGCAGAGACGATGGCAACCGGTGGCCAGAAATACACTTATGGCACGCGTGGCACACCGACCAGCGATGCGCTTTGCGCTGCCATTGATGCGCTGGAAGGTTCGGCAGGTACGGTCTGCGTCCCGTCCGGTCTTGCCGCTGTTACCGTTCCGCTTCTCGCCTTCCTGTCGCCCGGCGATCACGTGCTGTTTGTCGATTCGATCTACAATCCGACCCGGCATTTTGCCGATACGATCCTGAAGCGCATGGGCGTGGAAGTCGAATATTACGATCCGGAGATCGGTTCCGGCATTGCAAAGCTGATGCGCCCGAACACCAAGGTCGTGTTCACGGAATCACCCGCGTCGAACACGTTTGAAATGCAGGATATTCCGGCCATCGTTGAAGAAGCGCACAAGGGCGGCGCCATCGTCATGATGGACAATACCTGGGCCACCCCGCTTTACTTCAAGGCGCTCGATTTCGGCGTGGACATTACCATCCATGCCTCGACCAAATATCCGTCCGGCCACTCCGATATTCTGTTTGGCACGATTTCGGCCAATGAAAAATGCTGGCCGCAGCTTCTGGAAACGCACGGAACGCTTGGACTGTGCACATCAGCTGACGACACCTACCAGATCCTGCGCGGCATGCGCACGATGGGCGTGCGGCTGGAACATCACCGCAAGAGCGCACTGGACGTCGCCCGTTGGCTTGAAAGCCACCCGGCTGTCGACCGGGTTCTGCATCCGGCACTGGAAAGCCATCCGGGTCATGAAATCTGGAAGCGGGACTTCTCCGGTTCAGCCGGTATTTTCTCCATCGTGCTCGCCAGCGGCGGGCAGAAGGAAGCCCATGCTTTCCTCGATGCGCTTGAGATTTTCGGCCTCGGTTATTCCTGGGGCGGCTATGAAAGCCTCGCAGTTCATGTCCGCCTCGATGACCGCACCGTGGCCAAGGGCGACTATCCGGGCCCGGTGATCCGCCTGCAGATTGGTCTGGAAGACGTGCCGGACCTCATTGCAGACCTCGAAAAGGGGTTTGCGGCGATCTAAGCCGGTTTTGCAGCGGCCATCTT from Brucella anthropi ATCC 49188 includes the following:
- a CDS encoding cystathionine beta-lyase; amino-acid sequence: MTKQQGKTEKLGINTRLAHDGYQPRDYHGFVNPPVVRASTVLFPDAETMATGGQKYTYGTRGTPTSDALCAAIDALEGSAGTVCVPSGLAAVTVPLLAFLSPGDHVLFVDSIYNPTRHFADTILKRMGVEVEYYDPEIGSGIAKLMRPNTKVVFTESPASNTFEMQDIPAIVEEAHKGGAIVMMDNTWATPLYFKALDFGVDITIHASTKYPSGHSDILFGTISANEKCWPQLLETHGTLGLCTSADDTYQILRGMRTMGVRLEHHRKSALDVARWLESHPAVDRVLHPALESHPGHEIWKRDFSGSAGIFSIVLASGGQKEAHAFLDALEIFGLGYSWGGYESLAVHVRLDDRTVAKGDYPGPVIRLQIGLEDVPDLIADLEKGFAAI
- the lpxE gene encoding lipid A 1-phosphatase LpxE, which gives rise to MMASGTGSIFLYPFRAALELLRALLRPAYKGAPSSWTLEMTAIVVLLPFIILVLHLWDADIVRVTVQSTNFIMEFLRAVTDAIRTIVWLAIGIVVWLVTAILLSPKLRDSARPWFVKLHSWATLVLTSIVVGSIPTEIGKLAIGRARPFLLDDVGAAYFSPFKGQFLYESFPSGHSMMAGIMMVSLWIFLPRWRVLTAPACFLFGISRLAAGAHYPTDIVAGLTIGFVATWWVARYMATRNIIFSLDGESAMPRV